One genomic segment of Natrononativus amylolyticus includes these proteins:
- the lysS gene encoding lysine--tRNA ligase yields MSTDESAGGDEANTDADAESPYTLQAERESGGDAHHVFWADEVADRVEARDPEEPIVIKGGISPSGVPHLGNMNEIMRGYYVACVLRERGHEVRQVFTADDRDPLRKLPRTLCDLEGTLVGLGEVDAGALGRNLGSPYTDIPDPFGCCDSYGDHFSQIIQDSADALEVPIDLVSTTELYESGELDPVTRHVLENRETAREVLANYQDKVDTEYVPFNPICAECGKVTETITGVDLEAETVDYRCTDMEAGDRTIDGCGHEGTATFREGKMPWRFEWPGQWQVLGVDFEPFGKDHAEGSWPSGQDVARNVLGIEPPVPMVYEWFTLDGEPFSSSEGNVILVSEVLELLEPEVLRYFFAKDPAKARDFSVERLDLLVDEFDRFEAIYFGEVAASQDEKAFAERVYPLVVEEPRQDRIRLPYTFAAVLGMTDDPALREEIARREGHVPEGAPEWAIEAALERVERARNWARRTENEFDYELKRTEIPDHEFDEPTEAALADLAAFIEAGHGPEEIQGEIYEAAKRHDVDIGEFFGAGYRLFFDESQGPKLGPFLAKVDREFVVARLRRER; encoded by the coding sequence ATGAGCACTGACGAATCCGCGGGCGGCGACGAAGCGAACACGGATGCGGACGCCGAGAGCCCGTACACGCTCCAGGCGGAGCGCGAGTCCGGAGGGGACGCACACCACGTCTTCTGGGCGGACGAGGTCGCGGACCGCGTCGAAGCGCGCGACCCCGAGGAACCCATCGTCATCAAAGGCGGCATCTCCCCTTCCGGCGTTCCCCATCTGGGGAACATGAACGAGATCATGCGCGGCTACTACGTCGCCTGTGTGCTGCGCGAACGCGGCCACGAGGTTCGGCAGGTGTTCACCGCCGACGACCGCGACCCGCTTCGCAAGCTTCCGCGCACCCTCTGTGACCTCGAGGGCACCCTCGTCGGCCTGGGCGAGGTCGACGCGGGGGCGCTCGGTCGAAACCTCGGCTCGCCGTACACCGACATTCCCGACCCCTTCGGCTGCTGTGACTCCTACGGCGATCACTTCTCGCAGATCATTCAGGACAGCGCCGACGCCCTCGAGGTGCCGATCGACCTCGTCTCGACCACGGAGCTGTACGAGAGCGGCGAGCTGGACCCGGTGACGCGACACGTCCTCGAGAACCGCGAGACCGCCCGCGAGGTCCTGGCGAACTACCAGGACAAGGTCGACACGGAGTACGTCCCGTTCAACCCCATCTGTGCGGAGTGCGGGAAAGTGACGGAGACGATCACCGGCGTCGACCTGGAGGCCGAAACCGTCGACTACCGCTGTACGGACATGGAGGCCGGCGACCGGACCATCGACGGCTGCGGCCACGAGGGCACCGCCACCTTCCGGGAGGGGAAGATGCCCTGGCGCTTCGAGTGGCCCGGCCAGTGGCAGGTGCTCGGCGTCGATTTCGAGCCGTTCGGAAAGGACCACGCAGAGGGCTCCTGGCCCAGCGGTCAGGACGTCGCCCGCAACGTCCTCGGCATCGAGCCGCCGGTGCCGATGGTCTACGAGTGGTTCACCTTAGACGGCGAGCCGTTTTCCTCCTCGGAAGGAAACGTCATCCTCGTCTCGGAGGTGCTCGAGTTGCTCGAGCCCGAAGTCCTCCGGTACTTCTTCGCGAAGGACCCCGCGAAGGCGCGCGATTTCAGCGTCGAGCGGCTCGATCTGCTGGTCGACGAGTTCGACCGCTTCGAGGCGATCTACTTCGGCGAGGTCGCGGCCAGCCAGGACGAAAAGGCGTTCGCAGAACGCGTCTATCCGTTGGTCGTAGAGGAACCGCGGCAGGACCGCATCCGCCTGCCCTACACCTTCGCCGCGGTGCTGGGGATGACCGACGACCCAGCCCTCCGCGAGGAGATCGCCCGCCGCGAAGGACACGTTCCCGAGGGCGCGCCGGAGTGGGCGATCGAGGCCGCCCTCGAGCGTGTCGAACGCGCCCGCAACTGGGCCCGACGGACCGAAAACGAGTTCGACTACGAACTCAAGCGGACCGAGATCCCCGACCACGAGTTCGACGAGCCCACGGAGGCCGCCCTCGCCGACCTCGCTGCGTTCATCGAAGCGGGCCACGGACCCGAGGAGATTCAGGGCGAAATCTACGAGGCAGCCAAGCGCCACGACGTCGACATCGGCGAGTTCTTCGGGGCGGGCTACCGGCTCTTTTTCGACGAGAGCCAGGGGCCGAAGCTCGGTCCGTTCCTCGCGAAGGTCGACCGCGAGTTCGTCGTCGCTCGGCTGCGACGCGAGCGCTAA
- a CDS encoding aminomethyltransferase family protein: MSVIESLHEDHGATFGERAGRTVVEHYGRPERAHRAVRNGVGLLECAYGVVVVEGDDRVEYVDNAVSNRVPEADGEGCYALLLDPQGGIEIDLYVYNAGERLLLFTPPGRAEGLAADWSEKVFIQDVEIRAATDEFAIFGVHGPKATEKIASVLNKAASPDRRLSFVRGTMGDAGVTVIRTDALAGEEGYEVVCATDAAAEVYDVLLNYGLNAAHFGYRTWDTLTLEAGSPLFETELEGRIPNVLGLRNALDFEKGCYVGQEVVSRVENRGQPSKRLVGLTLEGGGSEDAVPEPGAAVFAGDSAVGEVTRAEESPLLETPIALAVVEYGLEADGLTVRVGGEEVPAERTELPFLEGSDRSARLPQYP, encoded by the coding sequence ATGAGCGTCATCGAGTCGCTGCACGAAGACCACGGCGCGACCTTCGGCGAGCGTGCGGGCCGAACCGTCGTCGAACACTACGGCCGGCCCGAACGCGCCCACCGCGCGGTCCGAAACGGCGTCGGGTTGCTCGAGTGCGCCTACGGCGTCGTCGTCGTCGAGGGCGACGACCGGGTCGAGTACGTCGACAACGCCGTCTCGAACCGCGTTCCCGAAGCGGACGGCGAGGGCTGTTACGCGCTCCTGCTCGACCCGCAGGGCGGGATCGAGATCGACCTCTACGTCTACAACGCCGGCGAGCGGTTGTTGCTGTTCACGCCGCCCGGCCGGGCGGAGGGACTGGCGGCCGACTGGTCCGAGAAGGTGTTCATCCAGGACGTCGAGATCCGCGCCGCGACCGACGAGTTCGCGATCTTCGGGGTCCACGGCCCGAAGGCGACCGAAAAGATCGCGAGCGTGCTCAACAAGGCCGCCTCGCCCGACCGCCGGCTCTCGTTCGTCCGCGGAACGATGGGCGACGCCGGCGTGACGGTGATCCGCACCGACGCGCTCGCGGGCGAGGAGGGCTACGAGGTCGTCTGCGCCACCGATGCCGCCGCCGAGGTGTACGACGTGCTCCTGAACTACGGCCTCAACGCCGCTCACTTCGGCTACCGGACCTGGGACACGCTCACCCTCGAGGCTGGCTCCCCGCTGTTCGAGACCGAACTCGAGGGGCGGATCCCGAACGTGCTCGGCCTCCGCAACGCGCTGGACTTCGAGAAGGGGTGTTACGTCGGCCAGGAGGTAGTCTCCCGGGTCGAGAACCGGGGGCAGCCGAGCAAGCGGCTCGTAGGGCTCACGCTCGAGGGCGGGGGTTCGGAGGACGCGGTTCCCGAACCCGGTGCGGCCGTCTTCGCCGGCGATTCGGCCGTCGGCGAGGTCACGCGCGCGGAGGAGAGCCCGCTGCTCGAGACCCCGATCGCGCTGGCGGTCGTGGAGTACGGGCTCGAGGCCGACGGGCTGACGGTCCGCGTCGGCGGGGAGGAGGTACCGGCGGAGCGGACGGAGCTGCCGTTCCTCGAGGGATCGGATCGGTCGGCGCGGCTGCCGCAGTATCCGTAA
- a CDS encoding site-2 protease family protein, whose product MEFGSPASPAFIDAFASSTLTWVLVGIVAYWLVIATLRARGLLPSYVGTQGPILTIHTKRGRNFLNWLAGPKRFWRAWANMGVGIAIVVMASMFVFLLLSAYAALSAPQPSTVQQPRNVLVIPGVNDFLPLSATPGIVFGLLVGLVVHEGGHGLLCRVEDIEIESMGVAMLAILPIGAFVEPDQESNKKASRGAQTRMFAAGVTFNFIVTILAFALLFGPVAGAIAVAPGAAVGGVAPDSPAADAGLEPNDRITAIDGEAVADNDDLSERLEASDGEEVTVERNGDEEITFQRSAVVRAAIEDGPAGVGVGDSIVAVDGQSVATETGFFEAVGDEEIVELTLERPDGERVTAEVPVGGAVDVAEDGPLADAGAPAGETLVVTEYDGERIQTFSDLSGLLDDSSEGEEVTVAGYLDGERVEYAVTLGAHPQGDSGYLGILGSPGVSGFSIADIGVQLYPAEEYLVILGGEGDGQFGAVTDTFLGKIGLVLFLPIIGVLGLLPFNFAGFTGGIQNFYEVQGSLGVLGEPGVFLVANLLFWTGWINVQLGFFNCIPAFPLDGGHILRTSTEAVISRLPVDATRGMVRTVTTSVGLTMLVSFLLMLFGPQLLAG is encoded by the coding sequence ATGGAGTTCGGATCCCCCGCGTCGCCCGCCTTCATCGACGCCTTCGCGTCGAGTACGTTGACGTGGGTTCTCGTCGGAATCGTCGCCTACTGGCTCGTCATCGCCACCCTCCGAGCCCGCGGTTTGCTCCCGAGCTACGTCGGCACCCAGGGACCGATACTGACGATCCACACGAAGCGGGGTCGCAACTTCCTGAACTGGCTCGCCGGCCCCAAACGGTTCTGGCGGGCCTGGGCGAACATGGGCGTCGGCATCGCCATCGTCGTGATGGCGAGCATGTTCGTGTTCCTCCTGCTGTCGGCTTACGCCGCCCTCTCCGCACCGCAACCGTCGACCGTCCAGCAACCCCGAAACGTCCTCGTCATCCCCGGCGTCAACGACTTCCTCCCGCTGTCGGCAACCCCGGGGATCGTCTTCGGCCTGCTCGTCGGCCTGGTCGTCCACGAGGGCGGCCACGGCCTGCTCTGTCGGGTCGAGGACATCGAGATCGAGTCGATGGGCGTCGCCATGCTCGCAATCTTGCCGATCGGCGCGTTCGTCGAACCCGACCAGGAGAGCAACAAGAAGGCCTCGAGGGGCGCCCAGACCCGGATGTTCGCCGCGGGGGTCACGTTCAACTTCATCGTGACGATCCTCGCGTTCGCGCTGCTGTTCGGCCCCGTCGCCGGCGCGATCGCCGTCGCCCCCGGCGCGGCCGTCGGCGGCGTCGCCCCCGATTCCCCGGCCGCGGACGCCGGCCTCGAGCCCAACGACCGGATCACGGCGATCGACGGCGAGGCGGTCGCGGACAACGACGACCTGAGCGAGCGCCTCGAGGCGAGCGACGGCGAGGAGGTGACCGTCGAGCGCAACGGCGACGAGGAGATCACGTTCCAGCGCTCGGCGGTCGTGCGCGCGGCGATCGAAGACGGTCCCGCGGGCGTCGGGGTCGGCGACTCGATCGTCGCCGTCGACGGCCAGTCGGTCGCCACCGAAACCGGCTTCTTCGAGGCCGTCGGCGACGAGGAGATCGTCGAACTCACGCTCGAGCGCCCGGACGGCGAGCGAGTGACCGCCGAGGTGCCGGTCGGCGGGGCGGTCGACGTCGCCGAGGACGGACCCCTCGCCGACGCCGGCGCACCGGCCGGCGAAACGCTCGTCGTCACCGAGTACGACGGCGAGCGGATCCAGACCTTCTCCGACCTCAGCGGGCTGCTGGACGACTCGAGCGAGGGCGAGGAGGTGACCGTCGCGGGCTACCTCGACGGCGAGCGCGTCGAGTACGCGGTCACTCTCGGCGCCCATCCGCAGGGCGACAGCGGCTATCTCGGCATCCTCGGCAGCCCCGGCGTCTCCGGGTTCTCGATCGCCGACATCGGCGTTCAGCTCTACCCCGCAGAGGAGTACCTCGTCATCCTCGGTGGCGAGGGCGACGGCCAGTTCGGCGCGGTGACCGACACCTTCCTCGGAAAGATCGGGCTGGTCCTCTTTCTGCCAATCATCGGCGTGCTCGGTCTGCTTCCGTTCAACTTCGCCGGCTTCACCGGCGGGATACAGAACTTCTACGAGGTGCAGGGCTCGCTGGGCGTCCTCGGCGAACCGGGCGTCTTCCTGGTGGCGAACCTGCTGTTCTGGACCGGCTGGATCAACGTTCAACTGGGCTTTTTCAACTGCATCCCGGCGTTCCCGCTCGACGGGGGTCACATCCTGCGAACCAGCACGGAGGCGGTGATCTCGAGGCTCCCCGTCGACGCCACTCGCGGGATGGTCCGGACGGTGACGACCTCGGTCGGCCTGACGATGCTCGTGAGCTTCCTGTTGATGCTGTTCGGACCGCAGTTGCTCGCGGGCTGA
- a CDS encoding DUF7123 family protein produces the protein MSTTAQPSTESKETRLKRYLRESAEDGELYFKGKFIADDVGLSPKEIGALMVKLSESATDLEIEKWSYTSATTWRVAHA, from the coding sequence ATGAGCACGACAGCCCAACCCTCCACGGAAAGCAAAGAAACCCGCCTCAAGCGTTACCTGCGCGAAAGTGCCGAAGACGGCGAGCTGTACTTCAAAGGGAAGTTCATCGCCGACGACGTCGGATTGTCCCCCAAAGAAATCGGCGCGCTCATGGTCAAACTCTCCGAGTCGGCGACCGATCTCGAGATCGAGAAGTGGTCGTACACGAGCGCGACGACCTGGCGCGTCGCACACGCCTGA
- a CDS encoding DUF5611 family protein, translated as MKEYKMRRGEHLEDRIPDMEATVEDYFGPITGTEEYKGSDLFVIDEPDNPVFERIVVGAVQYSGKKDKLAVDFVERDPTELGPDELEAAGDAVSAKNEFLLEATARDAKSRRDSLKRAVEDDPDHDF; from the coding sequence ATGAAGGAGTACAAGATGCGCCGTGGTGAGCACCTCGAGGACCGAATCCCCGACATGGAGGCCACCGTCGAAGACTACTTCGGGCCGATCACCGGCACCGAGGAGTACAAGGGAAGCGACCTGTTCGTCATCGATGAACCCGACAACCCCGTCTTCGAGCGCATCGTCGTCGGCGCCGTCCAGTACTCCGGCAAGAAGGACAAACTCGCCGTCGACTTCGTCGAGCGCGACCCCACCGAACTCGGCCCCGACGAACTCGAGGCCGCCGGAGACGCCGTCTCTGCGAAAAACGAGTTCTTACTCGAGGCGACCGCCCGCGACGCCAAATCCCGCCGCGACTCGCTCAAACGGGCGGTCGAGGACGACCCGGACCACGACTTCTAG
- a CDS encoding molybdopterin synthase has product MHVLGVLDCGTDDDGLERAVDQLVDRLSARGRVGVVRYDATIADGTAALRNAGVTPGGDVTYDLGVDGDWTACGTGYAVGDALEDLAIDCAFAVVVGAPSIRAPVVAVGPDAQTRVETDEPAGPVLATAATPSAFEYDAVVDALLETEPYETLESLVARVKDSPAADRSGAIATFTGRVRAKDADDDARTEYLEFEKYEGVADERMAALKADLEARDGVYAVELHHRTGVVRDGEDIVFVVVLAGHREEAFRTVEDGINRLKDEVPLFKKEVTVDEEFWVHHRS; this is encoded by the coding sequence ATGCACGTACTCGGCGTTCTCGACTGCGGGACAGACGACGACGGCCTTGAGCGCGCCGTCGATCAGCTCGTCGACCGACTCTCCGCGCGCGGGCGAGTCGGCGTCGTCCGGTACGACGCGACGATCGCCGACGGGACGGCGGCGCTCCGGAACGCGGGAGTGACCCCCGGCGGTGACGTCACCTACGACCTCGGCGTCGACGGCGACTGGACCGCCTGCGGAACCGGCTACGCCGTCGGCGACGCCCTCGAGGACCTCGCGATCGACTGTGCGTTCGCCGTCGTCGTCGGCGCGCCCTCGATTCGGGCTCCCGTCGTCGCGGTCGGCCCCGACGCCCAGACCCGCGTCGAGACCGACGAACCGGCGGGACCGGTTCTCGCGACCGCCGCCACTCCCTCGGCGTTCGAGTACGACGCCGTCGTCGACGCTCTGCTCGAAACCGAGCCCTACGAAACCCTCGAGTCGCTGGTCGCCCGGGTGAAGGACTCGCCCGCCGCCGATCGCTCCGGCGCGATCGCGACGTTCACCGGCCGCGTGCGGGCGAAGGACGCCGACGACGACGCGCGCACCGAGTACCTCGAGTTCGAGAAGTACGAGGGCGTCGCCGACGAGCGGATGGCGGCCCTGAAAGCGGATCTCGAGGCTCGAGACGGCGTCTACGCGGTCGAACTCCACCACCGGACCGGCGTCGTGCGCGACGGCGAGGACATCGTGTTCGTCGTCGTCCTGGCCGGACACCGCGAGGAGGCGTTTCGCACCGTCGAGGACGGCATCAACCGCCTGAAGGACGAGGTCCCGCTGTTCAAGAAGGAGGTGACGGTCGACGAGGAGTTCTGGGTTCACCACCGGTCGTGA
- a CDS encoding PadR family transcriptional regulator: protein MRKSGPPKGLIAYLVLELLEEKPRYGYEILKEIRDISGGHWEPSYGSVYPILYKFEEKGWTERIEREDEPDRKYFELTEAGAAELAERRESGAEKAHDFADVILGFFHVYAAFSTDDRFEIPDLEGEWRFDEEFSAWIVEQLIRHHDYYFDTEFERIEETPEEFYGRHGIEYED from the coding sequence ATGCGGAAAAGTGGGCCGCCGAAAGGACTCATCGCCTATCTCGTTCTCGAGTTGCTAGAGGAGAAACCCCGGTACGGCTACGAGATCCTCAAAGAGATCCGCGACATCAGCGGCGGTCACTGGGAGCCGTCTTACGGCTCCGTCTACCCCATCCTCTACAAGTTCGAGGAGAAGGGGTGGACCGAGCGCATCGAGCGCGAGGACGAACCCGACCGCAAGTACTTCGAACTCACCGAGGCGGGCGCCGCGGAACTCGCCGAACGCCGCGAGTCGGGGGCCGAGAAGGCCCACGACTTCGCCGACGTCATTCTCGGCTTCTTCCACGTCTACGCCGCCTTCTCGACCGACGACCGGTTCGAGATCCCTGACCTCGAGGGCGAGTGGCGCTTCGACGAGGAGTTCAGCGCCTGGATCGTCGAACAGCTGATCCGCCACCACGACTACTACTTCGACACCGAGTTCGAGCGCATCGAGGAGACCCCCGAGGAGTTCTACGGGCGCCACGGTATCGAGTACGAAGACTGA
- a CDS encoding DUF7093 family protein yields the protein MVLRCSLLGHDYGEADVEREREERGSEVIVTVTEYEECSRCGDKHLLSENTEVTSISSETVASDPPAPTAEHETAPEPANDEETDADAEFVDDDPDPAEEEPADAVELPTDENGDPITDDAEILEETIDPDAERGHGEWPDSEDVGPPVGADAEPTAWPDEDEDADADDREYEPAPDDGAEVLESGSETLFLDADGEVSDVGADRSAGTSEEGTHPAGTDSGTGIASAQSAPVPGESAPDDGVPTEFFCPQCSFLAAGDRGSLRPGDICPECRKGYLGERPRTAGR from the coding sequence ATGGTCCTGCGATGTTCGCTGCTCGGACACGACTACGGCGAGGCCGACGTCGAACGCGAGCGCGAAGAACGGGGCAGTGAGGTCATCGTGACCGTCACGGAGTACGAGGAGTGTTCGCGCTGCGGGGACAAACACCTCCTCAGCGAAAACACCGAGGTGACCAGCATCTCCTCCGAGACGGTCGCGAGCGATCCTCCAGCGCCCACAGCCGAACACGAGACAGCACCCGAACCGGCGAACGACGAGGAGACAGACGCCGACGCCGAGTTCGTCGACGACGATCCCGACCCCGCCGAGGAGGAGCCGGCCGACGCCGTCGAGCTTCCGACCGACGAGAACGGCGATCCGATCACCGACGACGCCGAGATTCTCGAGGAGACGATCGACCCGGACGCCGAGCGCGGTCACGGCGAGTGGCCCGACTCCGAGGACGTCGGACCGCCGGTCGGCGCCGATGCCGAACCGACGGCGTGGCCCGACGAAGACGAGGATGCCGACGCAGACGACCGGGAGTACGAACCCGCACCCGACGACGGCGCGGAGGTGCTCGAGTCCGGGTCCGAGACGCTCTTTCTCGACGCCGACGGCGAGGTCAGCGACGTCGGCGCGGACCGCTCCGCCGGGACGTCCGAGGAGGGAACACACCCCGCCGGAACCGACTCCGGGACGGGCATCGCCAGCGCGCAGTCCGCGCCGGTCCCCGGCGAGTCCGCACCCGACGACGGCGTTCCGACGGAGTTCTTCTGTCCGCAGTGTTCGTTTCTCGCCGCCGGCGACCGGGGTTCGCTCCGTCCGGGTGACATCTGTCCGGAGTGTCGAAAGGGGTACCTCGGCGAGCGTCCGCGGACCGCCGGTCGGTAG
- a CDS encoding heme-binding protein gives MDRRRPPQTEEGWYVLHDFRTVDWDAWRDAPDRRRSRAIEEGIEYLGSCERLEDADEGGSATFAVLGHKADLLVLHLRPSLEDLDVLERRFEHTALAEFTERVDSYLSVTEVSGYMSEEYFNDGAEVEDTGIARYIESRLKPEIPDAEYVSFYPMDKRRGDEHNWYDLSFEERSEYMSGHGEIGKGYAGRVTQIISGSVGLDDYEWGITLFADDPTDIKELLYEMRFDPSSSRFGEFGRFLFGRRFAPENLGAYLAGEQVPKEAANGPHGGHEHGSGHPHDDGGDHHDHAHGGDDGGTGDGSGDGIRGELEEMGVYGGKPHGEDVHAVVLYSEADPDELFEEVDGLRTNFDHYDSHVKTAVYQDEGEASESAVVSLWETERAATTAAGFLGDLPDIVRQAGDDEGDSWGTMGMFYTVKPDHREDFVDTFGEVGEALEGMDGHRKTSLLVNREDENDMFIASRWDAREDAMAFFRSDEFSETVEWGRDVLADRPRHVFLA, from the coding sequence ATGGACCGACGCAGACCTCCACAGACCGAGGAAGGCTGGTACGTGCTCCACGACTTCCGGACCGTCGACTGGGACGCCTGGCGGGACGCCCCGGACCGCCGCCGCTCGCGGGCCATCGAGGAGGGGATCGAGTATCTCGGCTCCTGTGAGCGACTCGAGGACGCCGACGAGGGCGGCTCGGCGACGTTCGCCGTGCTGGGCCACAAGGCCGACCTGCTCGTCTTGCACCTCCGGCCGTCGCTCGAGGACCTGGACGTGCTCGAGCGCCGGTTCGAACACACCGCCCTCGCCGAGTTCACCGAGCGCGTCGACTCCTACCTCTCGGTGACGGAGGTCTCGGGCTACATGTCCGAGGAGTATTTCAACGACGGTGCAGAAGTCGAGGACACGGGAATCGCCCGCTACATCGAGTCCCGGCTGAAACCCGAAATCCCCGACGCGGAGTACGTCAGCTTCTACCCGATGGACAAACGGCGCGGCGACGAGCACAACTGGTACGACCTCTCCTTCGAGGAGCGATCCGAGTACATGTCCGGCCACGGCGAGATCGGCAAGGGGTACGCCGGTCGGGTCACCCAGATCATCTCCGGCAGCGTCGGCCTGGACGACTACGAGTGGGGGATCACCCTCTTTGCCGACGATCCCACCGACATCAAGGAACTGCTGTACGAGATGCGCTTCGACCCCTCGAGTTCGCGCTTCGGCGAGTTCGGCCGGTTCCTCTTCGGCCGCCGCTTTGCCCCCGAGAACCTCGGGGCGTACCTCGCCGGCGAGCAGGTGCCCAAGGAGGCGGCCAACGGACCACACGGCGGCCACGAACACGGGAGCGGCCACCCACACGACGATGGTGGCGACCACCACGACCACGCACACGGCGGCGATGATGGGGGAACCGGCGACGGCAGCGGCGACGGTATCCGCGGCGAACTCGAGGAGATGGGCGTCTACGGCGGCAAGCCACACGGCGAGGACGTCCACGCGGTCGTGCTCTACTCCGAAGCCGACCCCGACGAGCTGTTCGAGGAGGTCGACGGCCTGCGAACGAACTTCGATCACTACGACAGCCACGTGAAGACGGCGGTCTACCAGGACGAGGGAGAGGCAAGCGAGAGCGCGGTCGTGAGCCTCTGGGAAACCGAACGCGCGGCGACCACGGCTGCAGGCTTCCTCGGCGACCTCCCGGACATCGTCCGGCAGGCGGGCGACGACGAGGGTGACTCGTGGGGTACCATGGGCATGTTCTACACCGTCAAACCAGACCACCGCGAGGACTTCGTCGACACGTTCGGCGAGGTCGGCGAGGCGCTCGAGGGGATGGACGGCCACCGCAAGACGAGCCTGCTGGTCAACCGCGAGGACGAGAACGACATGTTCATCGCCAGCCGCTGGGACGCCCGCGAGGACGCGATGGCCTTTTTCCGCAGCGACGAGTTCTCGGAAACCGTCGAGTGGGGCCGGGACGTCCTCGCCGACCGGCCGCGCCACGTCTTCCTCGCCTGA
- a CDS encoding DUF6432 family protein yields the protein MRAKREFRDRESTEVAVLDALVNRTEDGMTVFELRAAVSVEIDALEDALATLKADDLITVETRGGETVIKPADRVVPDDPVETDEESLTDWIRKRMPF from the coding sequence ATGAGAGCGAAGCGAGAGTTCCGGGACCGGGAGTCGACGGAGGTAGCGGTGCTCGACGCGCTCGTCAACCGCACCGAGGACGGGATGACCGTCTTCGAACTCCGTGCTGCGGTTTCAGTCGAGATCGACGCCCTCGAGGACGCCCTCGCGACGCTCAAAGCCGACGACCTCATCACCGTCGAGACGCGGGGCGGGGAGACGGTGATCAAGCCCGCCGACAGGGTCGTGCCCGACGATCCGGTCGAAACCGACGAGGAGTCGCTCACCGACTGGATCCGAAAGCGAATGCCGTTCTGA
- the pyrH gene encoding UMP kinase: MKVVVSIGGSVLVPEPGSHRVEAHAAVVEDLVSDGCRVGAVVGGGGVAREYIGAARDLGANEIELDQIGIDVTRLNARLLIAALGEDSVTAPVRDYETAGGALRQGDVCVMGGVAPAQTTDAVGAALAEYVNADLLVYATSVPGVYSDDPNETDDATKYDELSATELVDVIAGLEMNAGASAPVDLLAAKIIERSGMRTIVLDGTDPDRIARAVRHGDHEGTDVVPEDVGEEPTYWASDEH; encoded by the coding sequence ATGAAAGTGGTCGTCTCTATCGGCGGGAGCGTACTCGTGCCCGAACCGGGCTCACATCGGGTCGAAGCGCACGCCGCCGTCGTCGAAGACCTCGTCTCGGATGGCTGTCGCGTCGGTGCCGTCGTCGGGGGCGGCGGCGTCGCCCGCGAGTACATCGGCGCCGCACGCGACCTCGGCGCGAACGAGATCGAACTCGATCAGATCGGCATCGACGTCACGCGGCTCAACGCCCGCCTGCTCATCGCCGCACTCGGCGAGGACTCGGTGACCGCGCCCGTCCGGGACTACGAAACCGCGGGCGGCGCCCTCCGCCAGGGCGACGTCTGCGTGATGGGCGGCGTCGCGCCCGCCCAGACGACAGACGCCGTCGGCGCGGCCCTCGCGGAGTACGTCAACGCCGACCTGCTCGTCTACGCCACGAGCGTCCCCGGCGTCTACAGCGACGACCCCAACGAGACCGACGACGCGACGAAGTACGACGAGCTCTCGGCGACCGAACTGGTCGACGTCATCGCCGGCCTCGAGATGAACGCCGGCGCCTCCGCGCCCGTCGACCTGCTGGCGGCGAAGATCATCGAGCGCTCGGGAATGCGAACGATCGTCCTCGACGGCACCGATCCCGACCGGATCGCTCGTGCGGTTCGCCACGGCGACCACGAGGGGACGGACGTCGTCCCCGAGGACGTCGGCGAGGAGCCGACCTACTGGGCCAGCGATGAGCACTGA